The Streptococcaceae bacterium ESL0729 genome has a segment encoding these proteins:
- a CDS encoding sensor histidine kinase, whose translation MRRHLKDYLKEKFPLIWVLLFIFLIYLTFFTIWNLDSEPLVSASLIALLTFSLYFIFDFRRWRKKKLEEEALLEELRNISDKLDETILFDKNLTDIVRIWSHQMKVPLASIDLMVQTGQIDPLVLKNQAFQIDNYLGILLEYLRLNNVSTDFRFDKFDVKDLVVKLVKKYANQFIAKDLTVEITGSWVLVTDKRWLSVALEQIINNAVKYTNQGSVKFILEKNSLLIEDTGIGILSEDIPRLFEHGFTGYNGRLGKKSTGLGLYLSKTILDKLELGISVSSQVDQGTRVFIKKK comes from the coding sequence ATGAGAAGACACTTAAAAGATTATTTAAAGGAAAAATTTCCCTTAATTTGGGTTTTACTCTTTATTTTCCTAATCTATCTGACCTTTTTTACCATTTGGAATCTTGATTCGGAGCCTCTAGTCAGTGCCAGCCTGATAGCCCTTTTGACCTTTAGCCTTTATTTCATCTTTGATTTTAGACGCTGGCGTAAAAAGAAGCTTGAAGAAGAAGCCCTTTTAGAAGAACTTAGGAATATTTCTGATAAGTTGGATGAAACAATTCTCTTTGATAAAAATCTAACTGATATTGTAAGAATCTGGAGCCATCAGATGAAGGTGCCCCTTGCCTCAATTGATCTAATGGTTCAAACTGGTCAAATTGATCCCCTGGTTCTTAAGAATCAGGCCTTTCAGATTGATAACTATTTGGGAATCCTACTTGAATACTTAAGATTAAATAATGTCTCAACTGACTTTCGCTTTGATAAGTTTGATGTGAAAGATCTTGTGGTCAAGTTGGTCAAAAAATATGCCAATCAGTTTATCGCTAAGGATTTAACAGTTGAAATTACTGGCTCCTGGGTTCTTGTGACGGATAAGCGGTGGCTATCGGTAGCTCTTGAGCAGATAATCAACAATGCTGTTAAATACACCAATCAGGGAAGTGTTAAATTTATTTTGGAAAAAAATTCCCTTTTGATTGAAGATACAGGGATTGGTATTCTTTCAGAAGATATTCCAAGGCTCTTTGAACATGGATTTACAGGCTATAATGGTCGTTTGGGTAAGAAATCAACAGGCCTTGGACTCTATCTATCAAAAACGATTCTTGATAAACTTGAACTAGGCATTTCAGTAAGTTCTCAGGTTGATCAGGGCACTCGTGTTTTTATCAAAAAAAAATAG
- a CDS encoding PTS system mannose/fructose/sorbose family transporter subunit IID encodes MTEHKIDKATRRNVLIRSFFLQGSWNYERMQNAGWAFSMIPALKKLYPGKEEAASALKRHLEFFNTHPYVASPILGVTLALEEERANGAPIDDAAIQGVKIGMMGPLAGIGDPVFWFTVRPILGAIAASLAVSGSLIAPIFFFLAWNIIRIAFQWYTQELGYKQGSKITEDLSGGLLQKLTKGASILGMFVLGVLIQRWVNISFDAVKVSEIKLQDGAYINWKEIPAGAEGIKEALQLQSGGLALDQTKVTSLQDNLNQLVPGLMALLLTFLCMWLLKKKVSPIAIIFGLFAVGIIGKYFGFM; translated from the coding sequence ATGACTGAACACAAAATAGATAAAGCGACTCGTCGTAATGTTTTAATTCGCTCATTCTTCCTACAAGGTTCTTGGAACTATGAACGTATGCAAAATGCTGGTTGGGCCTTCTCAATGATTCCAGCCCTCAAAAAACTTTACCCAGGTAAAGAAGAGGCTGCATCTGCCCTTAAACGTCACCTTGAGTTTTTCAACACTCACCCATACGTGGCATCACCTATTCTTGGTGTAACTCTTGCCCTTGAGGAAGAACGTGCTAATGGTGCTCCAATTGATGATGCTGCCATCCAAGGGGTTAAAATTGGTATGATGGGACCTCTTGCTGGTATTGGAGATCCAGTCTTCTGGTTTACAGTTCGTCCAATCCTTGGAGCCATTGCTGCAAGTCTTGCTGTTAGTGGTTCTCTAATCGCCCCTATCTTCTTCTTCCTAGCTTGGAATATCATCAGGATTGCCTTCCAGTGGTACACACAAGAGCTTGGTTACAAACAAGGTAGCAAGATTACAGAAGACCTCTCTGGTGGACTCCTACAAAAATTAACCAAGGGAGCTTCAATCCTTGGAATGTTTGTTCTTGGTGTTCTGATTCAACGTTGGGTAAATATCAGCTTTGATGCCGTTAAAGTATCTGAGATTAAACTTCAAGATGGGGCTTACATCAACTGGAAGGAAATTCCTGCTGGAGCTGAAGGAATCAAAGAAGCCCTTCAACTTCAATCAGGTGGACTTGCCCTTGACCAAACCAAGGTTACAAGCCTTCAAGACAACCTTAACCAATTGGTTCCAGGTCTTATGGCCCTACTACTTACCTTCCTATGTATGTGGCTTCTTAAGAAAAAAGTTTCTCCAATTGCCATTATCTTCGGTCTATTTGCTGTAGGTATCATTGGAAAATACTTTGGTTTCATGTAA
- the serS gene encoding serine--tRNA ligase, with product MLDIKKIRQDREEVARKLQTRGVDSNILTELEDLDLNRRELIIKTEELKKQRNEESEAIAQAKRNKEDASEIIKKMQAVSGEIKQLDASLLQVEEKINDIITILPNLPHDDVPVGADEDDNVEVRTWGTAPEFSFEPRPHWEIGEDLGILDWERGAKVTGSRFLFYKGLGARLERALYNFMLDEHASEGYTEVIPPYMVNHDSMFGTGQYPKFKEDTFELADSDYVLIPTAEVPLTNYYRGEILDGKDLPIYFTALSPSFRSEAGSAGRDTRGLIRLHQFNKVEMVKFARPEESYAELEKMTANAENILQKLGLAYRVVALSTGDMGFSAAKTYDLEVWIPAQNTYREISSCSNTEDFQARRAQIRYRDEDGKAKLLHTLNGSGLAVGRTVAAILENYQQEDGSVLVPEALRPYMGGVEFIK from the coding sequence ATGTTAGACATTAAAAAAATTCGTCAAGACCGTGAAGAGGTCGCCCGCAAACTTCAAACAAGGGGAGTTGATAGCAACATCCTTACTGAACTTGAAGATCTTGATTTAAACCGCCGTGAGCTTATCATCAAGACTGAAGAGCTTAAGAAACAAAGAAATGAAGAAAGTGAAGCCATCGCCCAGGCTAAACGCAACAAGGAAGACGCAAGTGAGATCATCAAAAAAATGCAGGCTGTGTCTGGTGAGATCAAACAACTTGATGCTTCCCTTCTTCAGGTAGAAGAAAAAATCAACGACATCATCACAATTCTTCCTAACCTGCCGCATGATGATGTGCCTGTTGGGGCTGATGAGGATGACAATGTTGAGGTCCGCACTTGGGGAACTGCTCCAGAATTCTCTTTTGAACCAAGACCTCACTGGGAAATTGGTGAAGACCTTGGGATTCTTGACTGGGAACGTGGAGCCAAGGTTACTGGAAGCCGCTTCCTTTTCTACAAGGGTCTTGGAGCACGCCTAGAACGTGCCCTTTACAACTTCATGCTTGATGAGCATGCAAGCGAAGGCTACACAGAGGTAATCCCCCCTTACATGGTAAACCACGATTCAATGTTTGGTACTGGTCAGTACCCTAAATTCAAGGAAGATACCTTTGAACTTGCGGACTCTGACTATGTTCTTATCCCAACAGCTGAAGTTCCCCTAACTAACTACTACCGCGGGGAAATTCTTGACGGGAAAGACCTACCAATCTACTTCACAGCCCTTAGCCCATCATTCCGTAGTGAGGCTGGTTCTGCGGGACGTGATACACGTGGATTAATCCGCCTCCACCAGTTCAATAAGGTTGAGATGGTTAAATTTGCCCGTCCAGAAGAGTCATACGCAGAACTTGAAAAAATGACAGCAAACGCTGAAAACATCCTCCAAAAACTTGGACTTGCCTACCGCGTTGTTGCCCTTTCAACTGGGGACATGGGATTCTCTGCTGCCAAAACTTATGACCTAGAAGTTTGGATTCCAGCCCAAAATACCTACCGCGAAATCTCAAGCTGTTCAAACACAGAAGACTTCCAGGCACGCCGTGCCCAAATCCGCTACCGTGACGAAGACGGGAAGGCTAAACTCCTTCACACCCTAAACGGTTCAGGGCTTGCAGTTGGACGCACTGTTGCAGCTATCCTTGAAAACTACCAACAAGAAGATGGGTCAGTCCTTGTCCCAGAAGCCCTTCGTCCATACATGGGTGGGGTTGAATTCATCAAATAA
- a CDS encoding AzlD domain-containing protein has product MPSFNYVILTILGCTLVTWLSRVLPFILLKHFDLPKAVSEYLAFVPTVIMSALWFNSLFVQRLGHLPGLNQENLLASLPTVLAAAISKSLLVTVLIGVLSLALIRMTM; this is encoded by the coding sequence ATGCCTTCTTTTAATTATGTCATCTTAACCATTCTGGGCTGTACCTTGGTGACCTGGTTGTCACGGGTCCTTCCCTTTATTTTATTAAAGCACTTTGATCTACCCAAGGCTGTTAGTGAATACCTGGCCTTTGTTCCTACCGTAATCATGTCAGCCCTTTGGTTTAATAGTCTTTTTGTTCAAAGACTTGGCCACCTGCCAGGACTTAATCAAGAAAATTTACTTGCATCCCTACCGACCGTACTTGCTGCAGCCATTAGTAAAAGTCTTCTAGTAACTGTTCTTATTGGAGTCCTATCCCTTGCCCTTATTCGTATGACCATGTAA
- a CDS encoding DUF956 family protein: MVQSLNTKAEYSGPAIAYLGFAKYGKVLLGDQAFEFFNDRRLKDNIVLPWAQIKKIEGYVSRGKVDRRFNIILNNNSSISFSSKDSGHILKIAREHLGNDKVVRGQTFLATILSAFKRKNR, from the coding sequence ATGGTTCAATCCCTAAATACGAAGGCTGAATATTCAGGTCCTGCTATTGCTTATCTGGGTTTTGCAAAATATGGCAAGGTGCTTCTTGGCGACCAAGCCTTTGAATTCTTTAATGACCGAAGACTCAAGGATAATATTGTCCTACCTTGGGCTCAAATCAAAAAAATTGAAGGTTATGTTTCTAGGGGTAAGGTTGATAGGCGTTTTAACATTATTTTAAACAATAATTCAAGTATCAGCTTCTCCTCTAAGGATAGCGGTCATATCCTAAAAATTGCCAGAGAGCATCTGGGTAACGATAAGGTAGTTAGGGGGCAAACTTTCTTAGCTACAATCTTATCTGCCTTCAAGCGAAAAAATAGATAA
- a CDS encoding PTS mannose/fructose/sorbose transporter subunit IIC produces the protein MTYGLISVILVLLFAFFAGLEGILDSFQLHQPIIACSLIGIATGHVAPCVILGGTLQILAAGWANIGAAVAPDAALASVASAIILVQSHDWAESNTVSLGEINSIIGIAVLLATAGLILTTLVRLLSVAIIHRADAAAELGSYRGVEFWHVVALMMQGLRIAIPAGLLLVIEPEILTNALQSLPTWFTDGMAIGGGMVVAVGYAMVINLMASREVWPFFFLGFALAPIKELTLIAMGIIGLSMAFIYLALQSSGGSNNDSNGGGSGDPIGDILNDY, from the coding sequence ATGACATATGGTTTGATTAGTGTAATCCTGGTTCTTCTCTTCGCCTTCTTTGCAGGTCTTGAGGGGATTCTTGATTCATTCCAACTTCACCAGCCTATTATTGCCTGTTCTTTAATCGGTATTGCTACAGGACATGTTGCACCTTGTGTAATCTTAGGTGGAACCCTACAGATTCTTGCTGCTGGTTGGGCTAATATCGGAGCGGCCGTAGCACCTGATGCTGCTCTTGCTTCAGTTGCCTCAGCAATTATCCTAGTTCAATCACATGACTGGGCTGAATCTAATACAGTATCTCTTGGAGAAATCAACTCAATCATCGGTATTGCTGTTCTTCTTGCTACTGCTGGACTTATCCTTACAACCCTAGTCCGTCTTCTATCAGTTGCCATCATCCACAGGGCTGATGCTGCTGCTGAACTTGGAAGCTACCGTGGTGTTGAATTTTGGCACGTTGTTGCCCTAATGATGCAAGGACTACGTATTGCTATTCCTGCAGGACTTCTTTTGGTTATCGAGCCTGAAATCCTTACTAACGCCCTTCAATCACTACCAACTTGGTTTACTGATGGTATGGCTATCGGTGGAGGAATGGTAGTTGCTGTAGGTTATGCTATGGTTATCAACCTTATGGCTAGCCGTGAAGTTTGGCCTTTCTTCTTCCTAGGTTTCGCCCTTGCCCCAATTAAAGAACTTACTCTGATTGCAATGGGAATTATCGGCCTATCTATGGCCTTCATCTACCTTGCTCTTCAATCATCAGGTGGTTCAAATAATGACTCAAATGGCGGTGGATCAGGTGATCCAATCGGCGACATCTTAAATGATTACTAG
- a CDS encoding AzlC family ABC transporter permease, whose translation MNNSLDFKSGIKETLPTIFGFIGVGLAFGIIGHAANLSVLLIGLMSALVYAGGAQFIAVSMLAAASPILPIILSTFLINSRMILMSMTLAPYFKGESLTKNIIIGSFLTDESFALAINKLNFTGNKLSFSWLNASNVIAYLVWFLSSVAGGILGGFIENPDKLGLDFAIVAMFIGLLYLQVIFDQSMAKSLQVIVILITLMLVYLGLIFLPASILIIFVTVISCGIGVFIKNAFF comes from the coding sequence ATGAATAATAGTCTTGATTTTAAATCAGGAATAAAGGAAACCCTGCCAACTATTTTTGGTTTTATCGGAGTTGGCCTTGCCTTTGGGATTATTGGTCATGCGGCCAATTTGTCAGTCCTTCTTATCGGGCTTATGTCGGCTTTGGTCTATGCAGGAGGAGCCCAGTTTATTGCCGTTAGTATGCTTGCGGCAGCTAGTCCAATCCTTCCAATCATTCTTTCAACCTTTTTAATTAATTCAAGGATGATTTTAATGAGCATGACCCTTGCCCCTTATTTTAAGGGAGAAAGCTTGACTAAAAATATAATCATTGGTAGTTTTTTAACTGATGAAAGCTTTGCCCTTGCCATCAACAAGCTCAATTTTACTGGTAACAAGCTAAGCTTCAGCTGGCTTAATGCTTCCAATGTAATTGCCTATCTCGTCTGGTTTTTATCAAGTGTCGCAGGTGGTATTCTAGGAGGATTTATTGAAAATCCTGACAAATTGGGCCTTGATTTTGCCATTGTTGCCATGTTCATTGGCCTTTTGTATCTGCAAGTAATCTTTGATCAAAGCATGGCCAAAAGCCTGCAGGTGATTGTTATCCTCATTACCTTAATGCTTGTTTATCTGGGCCTTATCTTCCTACCAGCCTCTATTTTAATCATCTTTGTAACAGTAATTTCATGTGGAATTGGAGTTTTCATAAAAAATGCCTTCTTTTAA
- a CDS encoding histidine phosphatase family protein, with amino-acid sequence MKLYFVRHGKTVWNLERRFQGMTGDSPLLKESHEEIKALGQYLSDVDFKQVLSSPSKRAHDTAKGIIAVNSSPKEIELDSRLYEWNLGSLEGREIELVGQEFPQALHAFRNNPQAFDGKPFDAENVDDVIARISQLVKELAENEDLKDDDKLLLVGHGAALTSALQSLLRVPHDRLRKDGILSNSSLTILDVKSQDQIELVEWNKTV; translated from the coding sequence ATGAAATTATATTTTGTAAGACACGGAAAAACCGTCTGGAATTTGGAAAGACGCTTTCAAGGGATGACAGGAGATTCACCCCTTTTGAAAGAAAGTCATGAAGAAATTAAGGCCCTGGGTCAATATCTATCAGATGTTGACTTCAAACAAGTCCTGTCAAGTCCTTCAAAAAGGGCCCACGATACGGCCAAGGGTATTATTGCTGTTAATTCCTCTCCTAAGGAGATAGAGCTTGATTCCCGCCTCTATGAGTGGAATCTAGGAAGCCTTGAGGGACGTGAGATAGAGCTTGTCGGTCAAGAGTTCCCTCAGGCCCTCCATGCCTTTAGAAATAATCCTCAAGCCTTTGACGGTAAGCCCTTTGATGCTGAAAATGTGGATGATGTGATTGCAAGAATTAGCCAACTCGTAAAAGAGTTGGCTGAAAATGAGGACCTTAAAGATGATGACAAGCTTCTCTTGGTTGGTCACGGTGCAGCCTTAACCTCTGCCCTTCAAAGTCTTTTACGGGTACCCCATGATAGGCTTCGTAAAGATGGAATTTTATCAAATTCAAGCTTGACCATTCTTGATGTTAAGAGCCAAGATCAAATCGAACTTGTTGAATGGAATAAGACCGTCTAG
- a CDS encoding response regulator transcription factor — protein sequence MTKKKIFIVEDDESIVKSLKLSLDGEFDSQSVKNFRSVSQEIKEYAPDLILMDMTLPYFNGFYWTTEVRKNSKVPIIFISSATDEMNAIMAMDMGADDFVSKPFSLEVLRAKIHALLRRSSDFSSSSLNFLGFNLSFDGQVKKDDKKINLTATENRIMRLLFEKAGSVVTKEALLAKLWEGDDFFDANTLQVNIARLRKKLAEIDFNYIHTVRGVGYVLK from the coding sequence ATGACCAAGAAAAAAATTTTTATTGTTGAAGATGACGAGTCAATTGTCAAAAGTCTCAAGCTATCCCTTGATGGTGAATTTGACTCTCAAAGTGTCAAAAATTTTAGGAGTGTTAGCCAGGAAATTAAGGAATACGCTCCTGATTTGATATTGATGGACATGACCCTGCCTTATTTTAATGGCTTTTACTGGACGACAGAGGTCAGAAAAAACAGTAAGGTGCCGATTATTTTTATATCAAGTGCCACTGATGAAATGAATGCCATCATGGCTATGGATATGGGTGCAGATGATTTTGTGTCGAAACCTTTTTCCTTGGAGGTTTTAAGGGCTAAAATTCATGCCCTCCTTCGAAGGAGCTCTGATTTTTCAAGCTCTTCTTTGAACTTCTTAGGTTTCAACCTGTCCTTTGATGGCCAGGTAAAAAAGGATGATAAAAAAATCAATCTAACGGCAACAGAAAACAGAATCATGCGTCTTTTATTTGAAAAGGCAGGTTCAGTTGTGACCAAGGAAGCTCTTTTGGCCAAACTTTGGGAGGGGGATGACTTTTTTGATGCCAATACCCTCCAGGTCAATATCGCAAGGCTTAGAAAAAAACTTGCTGAAATAGACTTCAACTACATTCATACGGTGAGGGGAGTGGGGTATGTTTTAAAATGA
- a CDS encoding tRNA (cytidine(34)-2'-O)-methyltransferase, producing MNHIVLFEPRIHFNTGNIARTCAATNTVLHLIEPYGFEITDKNLKRAGLDYWDKVDIRYHKNLGDFLAQVDGRLHLITKFAERIYSDADLSSQELDHYFLFGREDTGLPEDFMRENPDKALRIPMNDEHVRSINLSNAAAILIYDCLRQQGFPNLELSHTYEGDKLK from the coding sequence GTGAATCATATTGTTTTATTTGAGCCAAGAATTCACTTTAATACGGGTAATATTGCAAGGACTTGTGCTGCAACTAACACCGTCCTACATTTAATTGAGCCCTATGGTTTTGAAATCACTGATAAGAATCTAAAAAGGGCCGGGCTTGACTACTGGGACAAGGTTGATATTAGATATCACAAAAATTTAGGGGATTTTTTGGCCCAGGTTGATGGAAGGCTTCATCTAATAACCAAGTTTGCTGAAAGGATCTACTCAGATGCCGACCTTTCCAGCCAAGAGCTTGACCATTACTTTCTCTTTGGCCGTGAGGATACGGGGCTACCAGAAGATTTCATGCGGGAAAATCCTGACAAGGCCCTAAGAATACCCATGAATGACGAGCATGTAAGAAGTATCAATCTTTCAAATGCGGCAGCCATCTTAATTTATGACTGCTTGAGGCAGCAAGGTTTTCCAAATCTTGAGCTGAGCCATACCTATGAAGGAGATAAATTAAAATGA
- a CDS encoding VanZ family protein — MRIYIEPIQIGAMAFFGVALLAILPYFIIQYRKNGGVGSWKLLVSFSFILYILCSYALTIFPLPSIDAVKKMTGPTENLHLFAFVKYFREYNPLVLSDKSTWLPALKHWTFFQPFFNVLLTLPFGFYLAYLFKKRFWTSLLYSFLLTLSFELIQRSALFGYYPRPYRLFDVDDLLLNTVGSMIGYGLSRLIMPLLPSLDKNNFDSSRVSLTRRFTAFFVDLAILALLSLFTKDYLAYALIFVLIPLIFKASPGQYVVKVQIEGKNRGRIFLRLILMTCNLIPLALFIHASNLLAISSGENISEIYLELVMSLSLFLIEILDVILAFINGSKRLWFERISHTRLVGK, encoded by the coding sequence ATGAGAATTTACATAGAACCCATTCAGATTGGGGCCATGGCTTTTTTTGGGGTGGCCCTACTAGCAATCTTGCCTTATTTTATTATTCAATACCGCAAAAATGGTGGAGTTGGTTCCTGGAAGCTTTTGGTTAGTTTTTCCTTTATCCTCTACATCCTTTGCTCCTATGCCCTGACCATCTTCCCCCTCCCATCGATTGATGCGGTGAAAAAGATGACAGGCCCCACGGAAAACCTCCATCTGTTTGCCTTTGTCAAATATTTTAGGGAGTATAATCCTTTAGTTCTATCAGACAAATCGACCTGGCTTCCTGCCCTAAAGCACTGGACCTTCTTCCAACCCTTCTTTAATGTTCTTTTAACCCTTCCCTTTGGCTTTTATCTGGCCTACCTCTTTAAGAAGCGTTTTTGGACCAGTCTCCTTTATAGTTTCCTTTTAACCTTGTCCTTTGAATTAATTCAAAGGTCAGCCCTATTTGGTTATTATCCAAGGCCGTACAGGCTCTTTGATGTCGATGACCTCCTCTTAAATACTGTAGGTTCCATGATTGGTTACGGTCTAAGTAGGCTTATCATGCCTCTTTTGCCCAGCCTTGATAAAAATAATTTTGACAGCTCAAGGGTTAGTTTGACTCGAAGGTTTACCGCCTTCTTTGTCGATCTTGCAATCTTAGCTCTCCTTAGTCTTTTTACTAAGGACTATCTGGCCTATGCTTTGATTTTTGTCCTTATTCCTCTAATATTTAAGGCAAGTCCTGGACAGTATGTCGTTAAAGTCCAGATTGAGGGGAAAAATAGGGGGAGGATTTTCTTGAGATTAATATTAATGACCTGTAATCTGATCCCCCTAGCCTTATTTATCCATGCAAGCAATCTTTTAGCCATTAGTAGTGGGGAAAATATATCAGAAATTTATCTGGAACTTGTAATGAGTCTATCCTTATTTTTAATTGAAATTTTGGATGTAATTTTGGCCTTTATCAATGGCTCTAAAAGATTGTGGTTTGAGCGGATAAGCCATACTAGACTGGTAGGTAAGTAA
- a CDS encoding mannose/fructose/sorbose PTS transporter subunit IIA, with product MSIGIVIASHGEFADGIKQSGSMIFGDQEKVQSVTFMPNEGPDDLYQKLTNAVATFEASDEVLFLVDLWGGSPFNQANRIFEESKDRMAIIAGLNLPMLIQAYTERFNPDAKLHDVVGNIMKEATGGVRVRPEDLQPAETSTEAKEVQKASGPIPEGTVLGDGKIKIPLARIDSRLLHGQVATGWTPAVKPDRIIVVSDKVSKDNLRKKLIEQAAPSGVKANIVPIQKMIEVAKDPRFGNTKALLLFETPEDALKAIEGGVPITELNVGSMAHSTGKTMVNNVLSMDKEDVKTYEKLKDLGIKFDVRKVPNDSKADLFALIKKANVK from the coding sequence TTGAGTATCGGAATTGTTATTGCGAGCCACGGTGAATTTGCTGATGGAATCAAACAATCTGGTTCTATGATATTTGGTGATCAAGAAAAAGTTCAATCTGTAACTTTTATGCCAAATGAAGGACCTGATGACTTGTACCAAAAGTTAACTAATGCTGTCGCAACTTTCGAGGCTAGTGATGAGGTTTTATTCTTAGTTGACCTATGGGGAGGTTCTCCCTTCAACCAAGCAAACCGCATCTTTGAAGAAAGTAAGGACAGAATGGCTATTATTGCAGGTCTCAACCTGCCTATGTTAATTCAAGCCTACACTGAACGTTTTAATCCAGATGCTAAGCTTCATGATGTTGTAGGAAACATTATGAAAGAGGCAACCGGTGGTGTTCGTGTTCGCCCAGAAGACCTTCAACCGGCTGAGACTTCAACTGAAGCAAAAGAGGTTCAAAAGGCCAGCGGTCCTATCCCTGAAGGCACAGTCCTTGGCGATGGAAAAATTAAGATTCCACTCGCTCGTATCGACTCTCGTCTCCTGCACGGACAGGTGGCAACAGGATGGACTCCAGCTGTTAAACCAGACCGTATCATTGTTGTTTCCGACAAGGTTTCTAAGGATAATCTGCGTAAGAAGTTGATTGAACAAGCTGCTCCATCAGGAGTTAAGGCAAATATTGTTCCTATTCAGAAGATGATTGAGGTTGCCAAGGATCCACGTTTTGGAAATACCAAGGCCCTTCTATTGTTTGAAACACCAGAGGATGCCCTTAAGGCAATTGAAGGTGGCGTGCCAATTACTGAACTTAATGTTGGTTCAATGGCCCACTCAACTGGTAAAACAATGGTTAACAATGTTCTTTCAATGGATAAAGAAGATGTTAAAACCTATGAGAAACTTAAAGATTTAGGAATTAAATTTGACGTCCGTAAGGTGCCAAATGATTCTAAAGCTGATCTATTTGCCCTTATTAAAAAGGCAAACGTTAAATAA
- a CDS encoding helix-turn-helix domain-containing protein encodes MDINRIIGKNLKRIRASKGMSLASLSELSSISKGMLSQIENGETNPTINTIWKICSGLNIPYTALLEEKQGDQVRVIRKSEASTQNINDKISLFFYYGESAERSFDYFQMEIEPGISHTSVGHSLNTEEYLMVLEGELQMTVGGENYLLSQDDVISFDAKEEHTYTNLGASVLKLSVIINYK; translated from the coding sequence GTGGATATTAATCGCATCATAGGTAAAAATTTAAAGAGAATTAGAGCCAGTAAGGGGATGTCTCTTGCCAGCTTATCTGAGCTGTCATCTATCAGTAAGGGGATGCTGTCTCAAATTGAAAATGGGGAGACCAATCCGACCATAAATACCATTTGGAAGATTTGTAGCGGCCTAAATATCCCCTACACTGCCCTTTTGGAAGAAAAACAAGGAGATCAGGTCAGGGTTATTCGAAAGTCAGAAGCTTCTACTCAAAATATTAATGATAAGATTTCCCTCTTTTTTTACTACGGAGAGAGTGCTGAACGAAGTTTTGATTATTTTCAAATGGAGATTGAACCTGGCATCAGCCATACCTCAGTTGGTCATTCGCTGAATACTGAGGAGTATCTGATGGTTCTTGAAGGAGAGCTTCAAATGACCGTTGGCGGAGAAAATTACCTGCTTTCTCAGGATGATGTAATCTCCTTTGATGCTAAGGAGGAGCATACCTATACTAATCTAGGGGCTAGTGTCCTTAAGCTTTCAGTTATCATCAATTATAAGTAG